One window of Trifolium pratense cultivar HEN17-A07 linkage group LG5, ARS_RC_1.1, whole genome shotgun sequence genomic DNA carries:
- the LOC123885141 gene encoding putative RING-H2 finger protein ATL21A, giving the protein MGILKVLLYLIFPVIHALNDCPVSLCGNFSLPIRFPFILKGEQSPYCGYPGFNLICSNQRKSSVLELPYSGKFYVRNINYLTQQIQLYDPDNCLPKRLLSLNFSNSPFIATFSRDYTFLSCSSQNISQNLGSQFIPIDCLSNSTYFVSAILSVNLVNSLPGSCSVIKRLLVPIARQERFGEKLRDDLNADLQLTWDKPDCNFCETHGLMCGLESIYNNQVVCMSDYQEGTSRQGLKVFRIIALCITGPALIFVMLMASCVCYNDRIANITRNAASRSAPAAISPQPEVTIVTGLDELTIESYEKVVLGESRRVPGPNDGSCWICLSEYNSKETIRCIPECKHCFHADCIDEWLRMNVTCPVCRNSPAPSPLNVASSNV; this is encoded by the exons ATGGGCATCTTGAAGGTCCTTCTTTACTTAATATTTCCTGTCATACATGCCTTAAACGATTGCCCAGTTTCTTTATGTGGTAACTTTAGTTTACCTATTCGTTTTCCCTTTATACTAAAAGGTGAGCAATCTCCTTATTGTGGTTATCCTGGTTTCAACTTAATTTGTTCAAATCAAAGAAAATCATCAGTTCTAGAGCTTCCTTATTCTGGCAAATTCTATGTACGCAACATAAATTATCTCACACAACAGATACAACTCTATGATCCTGATAATTGTCTTCCGAAACGTCTTCTAagtctcaatttttcaaattctccTTTCATTGCTACTTTTAGTCGTGACTACACCTTTTTAAGCTGTTCATCTCAGAATATATCTCAGAATTTAGGGTCACAATTCATTCCCATTGATTGTCTTAGTAATTCAACATATTTTGTATCAGCTATCCTTTCAGTGAATTTGGTCAATTCACTTCCTGGGTCTTGTTCTGTTATCAAACGGCTTTTAGTTCCAATTGCAAGACAAGAACGATTCGGAGAAAAACTCAGAGATGATCTTAATGCAGATCTTCAATTAACATGGGATAAACCTGACTGCAATTTTTGTGAAACACATGGGCTAATGTGTGGATTAGAAAGCATTTACAACAATCAAGTTGTTTGTATGTCTGATTACCAAGAAG GTACATCGCGACAAGGACTTAAAGTTTTCAGAATCATAGCATTATGTATTACTGGACCAGCTCTAATCTTTGTTATGTTAATGGCATCTTGTGTGTGCTACAATGATAGAATAGCCAACATTACCAGAAATGCTGCTTCTCGGTCAGCACCAGCTGCAATATCACCACAACCTGAAGTCACAATAGTGACAGGTCTAGACGAATTGACAATTGAATCTTATGAGAAAGTAGTTCTTGGGGAGAGTCGACGCGTACCTGGACCAAATGACGGAAGTTGTTGGATATGCTTATCAGAATACAATAGTAAAGAGACAATAAGATGCATTCCTGAATGCAAACATTGTTTTCATGCTGATTGCATTGATGAGTGGCTCCGTATGAATGTTACATGCCCTGTTTGTCGTAATTCTCCTGCTCCTTCTCCTCTTAATGTTGCTTCTAGTAATGTTTGA
- the LOC123886368 gene encoding LOW QUALITY PROTEIN: probable F-box protein At3g61730 (The sequence of the model RefSeq protein was modified relative to this genomic sequence to represent the inferred CDS: inserted 1 base in 1 codon): MKKQLNHATSSAGDLPPPAKRIRRTKTICCCCSSPRPPFLSAHSTFSWFEEDIWTEIAKYLDAKSLIMLAATNRWFRRTIMDDAIWKFVCLRDLQVPSPPPVAFKWSKLYTSAFDGSHSFKFRQQEKHIDWMRIGAFFFDSSVSLLTERLTFPEELKKEESLEEMLQSHGCCFLDNIKPGIWIADLQLVRCPVCXLNTCDGTMQTLDARHIELFLCEGYQNGSWEYEVVGSHDVKKRADGATGSIFDIKHLQSSSTAAVFDYKSWIGKHNDWQPKAMIAFHAVAVNTNLQENEGLHVKYQAMREGPDGKVVSIRISQQLL; this comes from the exons ATGAAAAAGCAACTCAATCATGCTACTTCCTCCGCCGGAGATCTTCCACCGCCGGCAAAACGAATCCGACGAACCAAAACCATCTGCTGTTGTTGCAGCTCTCCTCGTCCTCCTTTTCTCTCCGCTCATTCCACTTTCTCAtg GTTCGAAGAAGATATTTGGACAGAGATAGCGAAGTATCTGGATGCAAAATCTCTGATAATGCTGGCAGCCACAAACCGATGGTTCCGACGTACTATCATGGATGATGCTATTTGGAAGTTTGTGTGTCTGCGTGATCTTCAAGTTCCATCTCCACCACCTGTGGCATTCAAGTGGAGTAAGCTATACACTTCAGCCTTTG ATGGGAGCCACTCCTTCAAGTTCCGTCAGCAGGAGAAACACATTG ATTGGATGCGTATTGGTGCTTTTTTCTTTGATTCTTCAGTGTCCCTCCTGACTGAGAGACTGACTTTTCCTGAGGAGTTAAAGAAAGAAGAAAGCTTGGAAGAGATGTTGCAGTCTCACGGTTGTTGCTTTCTAGACAACATTAAACCTGGAATCTGGATAGCTG ATCTGCAGCTTGTGCGATGCCCGGTTT AACTCAATACTTGCGATG GAACAATGCAGACATTAGACGCAAGGCATATAGAACTATTCCTCTGTGAAGGCTACCAAAACGGGAGCTGGGAGTATGAGGTTGTCGGATCTCATGATGTCAAGAAACGAGCAGATGGGGCTACTGGCTCCATTTTTGACATCAAACACCTGCAGAGTTCTTCTACAGCTG CGGTATTTGATTACAAGTCTTGGATTGGGAAACATAATGACTGGCAACCCAAGGCTATGATTGCTTTCCATGCAGTAGCAGTGAACACTAATTTACAAGAAAATGAAG GTCTTCATGTGAAATACCAAGCTATGAGGGAAGGACCTGATGGAAAAGTTGTTTCCATTCGAATCTCTCAGCAGCTTCTGTGA
- the LOC123885140 gene encoding GDP-Man:Man(3)GlcNAc(2)-PP-Dol alpha-1,2-mannosyltransferase encodes MILIGFIIFTATLITAIIIKLCFSAINGRRNRKTAVGFFHPYTNDGGGGERVLWCAVKAIQEENPDLQCLVYTGDHDATPQSLLNRAIDRFGVKLLSPPKVVHLYKRKWIEETTYPHFTMIGQSLGSMYLGWEALCKFTPLYYFDTSGYAFTYPLARLFGCKVICYTHYPTISSDMLSRVRQRSLMYNNDSLVAKSVWLSRCKIVYYTFFSWLYGIVGSCTHLAMVNSSWTKAHIEKLWGVPDRIKRVYPPCDTSGLQVLPLERSAEIPVIISVAQFRPEKAHSLQLEAFSLAIKRLESGLPKPKLQFVGSCRNKSDDERLQRLKEKAIELNVIEQVEFHKNVTYRDLVGLLGGAVSGIHSMTDEHFGISVVEYMAAGAIPIAHNSAGPKMDIVLDEDGQQTGFLACTVEEYADSIFKVIKMSETERLKMAAAARKRASRFSEQRFCDDFKAAVRPIIGGISR; translated from the exons ATGATACTCATAGGATTCATCATCTTTACAGCTACACTCATCACTGCCATAATCATCAAACTCTGTTTTTCAGCAATCAACGGTAGACGAAACAGGAAAACTGCGGTGGGTTTCTTCCATCCATACACCAACGACGGCGGCGGCGGAGAAAGAGTACTATGGTGTGCTGTCAAAGCTATCCAAGAAGAGAATCCTGATCTTCAATGCCTTGTATATACTGGAGATCACGATGCTACACCTCAATCGTTGTTGAATCGTGCAATTGATCGTTTTGGTGTTAAGCTTCTATCCCCTCCTAAg GTGGTGCATTTGTACAAGAGGAAGTGGATTGAAGAAACGACTTATCCACACTTTACTATGATTGGTCAAAGTCTAGGCTCTATGTATCTTGGATGGGAAGCTTTGTGCAAGTTCACccctttatattattttgatacaAGTGGTTATGCTTTTACATATCCACTTGCTAGGTTGTTTGGATGCAAAGTTATTTGTTATACACATTACCCTACTATCAGTTCTGACATGCTATCTCGCGTTCGCCAACGCAGCTTGATGTATAATAATGATTCCTTGGTTGCCAAAAg TGTTTGGCTTTCTCGGTGCAAAATAGTCTATTACACATTCTTCAGCTGGTTGTATGGGATTGTTGGATCTTGTACACACCTAGCTATGGTCAATTCATCTTGGACCAAAGCCCATATTGAAAAGCTTTGGGGAGTTCCAGATCGGATTAAGCGAGTTTATCCTCCTTGTGACACTTCAGGACTTCAG GTGCTTCCTTTGGAAAGATCAGCTGAAATTCCTGTAATAATATCTGTTGCACAATTTCGACCAGAGAAG GCTCACAGTCTCCAACTTGAGGCCTTTTCACTTGCCATTAAGAGATTGGAGTCTGGCTTGCCGAAACCTAAACTCCAGTTTGTTGGTAGCTGTAGAAATAAATCAGATGACGAAAGACTGCAAAGGTTAAAAGAGAAAGCAATTGAGCTGAATGTGATTGAACAAGTGGAATTCCACAAGAATGTAACATACAG GGATTTGGTGGGACTTTTAGGCGGCGCTGTTTCCGGTATCCATTCAATGACAGATGAGCATTTTGGCATTAGTGTTGTAGAATATATGGCTGCTGGTGCCATCCCAATTG CTCATAATTCAGCCGGCCCAAAAATGGACATCGTATTGGACGAAGATGGACAGCAAACAGGGTTTCTTGCCTGCACTGTTGAAGAATATGCAGACTCCATTTTTAAAGTCATTAAGATGTCAGAGACAGAAAGACTAAAGATGGCTGCTGCTGCAAGAAAACGAGCAAGCAGGTTTTCTGAGCAGCGGTTTTGCGATGATTTCAAAGCCGCAGTGCGCCCTATTATCGGTGGTATTTCTAGATAA